A genomic segment from Flexistipes sp. encodes:
- a CDS encoding DMT family transporter, translating into MKTFFLLALITLSEATIGVFVKLTEGLIPIQTLNFYALTLAAVFLMSVMPIATGDKLKFPKDNLKDTAVIGFLIATQISVFNFAMTLVPIANAVIFWSVAPFFTFIFSALFLGEKARKSYVIIFVLALTGIILAKPLQGGNMLGNLVALGDGAIYAAMVTYLRYEGKTETGNDIAWSMTAAALFLSPSLLFFGTGDILAMISYSAIGINLPVALWVLGLGVVSTGFAYFGISIALKKLNANVYSLVDIIVSPVVASFLGFLIFNEVPSEGLIYGGILLLASGFWITLEMSKTRDKQAVHPSQNK; encoded by the coding sequence TTGAAAACTTTTTTCTTACTAGCCTTGATAACTCTTTCTGAAGCAACTATAGGGGTTTTTGTTAAACTAACAGAAGGTTTGATACCCATACAAACGCTGAATTTCTATGCACTTACGCTTGCCGCTGTTTTTTTAATGTCAGTCATGCCCATTGCAACAGGTGATAAACTTAAATTCCCCAAAGACAATTTGAAGGACACCGCAGTTATAGGTTTTTTAATTGCAACACAGATTAGCGTCTTTAATTTCGCCATGACGCTGGTTCCCATTGCCAATGCGGTAATATTCTGGAGTGTGGCGCCGTTTTTTACCTTTATATTTTCCGCACTTTTCCTCGGTGAGAAGGCACGCAAAAGCTATGTTATTATTTTTGTGCTTGCATTAACGGGGATAATACTGGCTAAACCTTTGCAAGGTGGTAATATGCTGGGCAATTTGGTTGCGCTCGGGGATGGTGCTATTTACGCTGCAATGGTTACATACCTTCGCTATGAAGGCAAGACAGAAACAGGTAATGACATAGCCTGGTCGATGACTGCAGCCGCTTTGTTTCTCTCCCCGTCACTTTTATTTTTTGGTACCGGAGATATTTTGGCAATGATTTCCTATTCTGCAATAGGGATAAATTTACCGGTGGCTCTATGGGTCTTGGGGCTGGGTGTTGTATCAACAGGGTTTGCATATTTCGGCATTTCCATTGCGTTGAAAAAATTAAATGCAAATGTTTATTCTCTTGTGGATATTATCGTTTCACCTGTAGTTGCTTCCTTTTTGGGTTTTCTTATTTTTAATGAAGTTCCTTCCGAGGGGTTGATATACGGAGGCATACTGCTTCTTGCCTCAGGATTCTGGATTACACTGGAAATGTCCAAAACCCGGGATAAACAAGCCGTTC